Part of the bacterium genome, CGCGAGCAGATGCAGCACGACGAGGTGCAGGCCGCGCTGGTTGCGCTGCCTGAGAATGTCCGCTACCTGACGGGCTTCACCGGCGAAGGCCTCCTGGTAGTGGGGCTGGACCGAGCCCTGGTCTCGACCGATGGCCGCTACCGGGTCGAGGCAGGTGAGGTCGCCGACCAGGCCGAGGCAGCCTTCGACACTGGCGGGCATCTTGCCGGCGCCATCGCCTTCATCACGCAGATCGGGGCGGCGGGGCTGGCCTTCGAGGCCGACCACACCACCTACGCGACGTACCAGGAGTTGTCCAAGAAGCTGTCAGTGGCGCTGCGGCCGACCAGCCGCGTCGTGGAGCGGCTACGTCTCATCAAGGACGAGACGGAAGTGGCACTGATCCGCGAGGCGGCGCGGCGGGCCGATGTGGCCTTGGGGGCGTTCCTGGCCGACCTACAGCCAGGCCCGTCCGAGCGGCGGCTGGCGCTGCAGCTACAGTCGGCGCTGGTCGACCAGGACGTGGAGCCGGCCTTCGCGACCATCATGGCTTCCGGGCCGTCGGCGGCCTGTCCGCACGCCGTGCCTTGCGGCCGCCCCCTCAGTGAGGGCGACATGCTCAAGATTGACATGGGCGCTCGCTTCGAGGGGTACTGCTCGGACATCACCCGGACGTTGTTCGTGGGCGAGCCGACCGAGCGCTTCCGCACCGTCTACAACTTGGTGCTGCAGGCTCAGCAGGCGGCCGTCGCGGCGGCGCGACCGGGCCTGACCGGCCGCGAGCTGGACCAGGTCGCCCGCGACATCATCGCCGCCGGCGGCCACGGCAGCGACTTCGACCACGGGCTGGGCCATGGGGTGGGGCTGCAGGTCCACGAGGGCCCACGGGTGTCGGCCAGAAGCGAGGACTTACTGGAGCCGGGCATGGTGGTCACCATCGAGCCGGGCATCTACCTGGAGGGCTGGGGCGGGGTCCGGATCGAGGACACGGTGCTGATCACCGCCACCGGCTGTGAAGTGCTGACCCAGTCGCCGAAAGCGGACTACTGACGCCGGGCGCAGCCCGGCAGTCGCGGTGCCGACATGACCAGACAGTGGTGGTGGCAGATGAAGCTACGACCGCATCACCTGCTCGACATCATTACCCAGTACGGTCAGGGCCATCCTTTTGAGCCCAGCCCGTACGGGCACGCCGTCCACACGGTGGCCCGGCTCGTGCTGGCCGACCAGACGCAACTGGCCGAGATGGTGGTCGGTGCGGATGCCATCTGTGCGCCCTGTCGGAACCTGGTGGACGGCCGTTGTACGGACATGGTCGGTAGCCTGAACCCACCCGTGTCCAAGCAAGAGTATAACGATGGCGTGGACCGCCGCGTGCTGGCGCATCTGGGGCTGACGGAGGGCGAAGTGCTGACCATCGCGGCCTTCGCGGAACGGACGCTGGAGCGTCTGGAGGGCCTGGAGCAGGTCTGTAGCCACCCTGGCGAGGAGCGGACGGCGCGGCTGCGGCACCTGCGGCAGGGGCTGCAGAAGATGGGGCTGCACCTGGGTCGGTGAGAGGCAGGCGAGGGGGAAGTTGCAGACGGTGGCCGTATTTGGTATATTGATATACTCATTCGCACTCCGTCTCAAGGTGGTCGTCACTCATGTCCTCCATCCGTGTCCTCGTCACCGGCGTCTGCGGCAAGATGGGCGCCCTCGTCGCCCAGACCGTTCATGATGCCCCCGACATGACCCTCGTTGGCGGCGTGGACCCCGCCGGCGTGGGCCATCAACTCAGCGAACGGGTGGCTGGCCTGGGTGAGGAACTGCCCATCAGCGGGCACCTCGCCGGCGCCGTCGAGGACTGCGAGCCCGACGTCCTGGTGGATTTCACCTCGCCCAGGGTCGTCATGGGCAACGTCGAGACTGCACTGTCGGCCGGCGTGGCGTGCGTCGTGGGCACCACCGGGTTCTCGGAGACAGATCTGCAGGTCGTGGGTCGCATGTGTGAGGCGAAGGGTGTCCCCGCCATCATCGCCCCGAACTTCTCGCTCGGGGCGGTCATGATGATGCTCTTCTCCGCCCGAGCGGCCACAGTGTTCGACTATGCCGAGATCATCGAGTACCACCACGAAGCCAAGAAGGATTCGCCCTCCGGCACGGCGGTGAAGACAGCCGAGATGATGGCCGCGGCCCGTGGCGAGGCTTTCTGCGAGCCGCCCACGGAGCTGGAGCGCGTGCCCGGCTGTCGCGGCGGCGTCGGCTCGGGCATTCACGTCCATGCCGTGCGCATGCAGGGCTATGTGGCCAATCAGGAAGTGCTGTTCGGCGGGCGGGGCGAGACGCTGAAGATCTCGCATATCACCACCAGCCGCGAGTCGTTCATGCCCGGCGTCCTGCTGGCCGTGCGGAAGGTCCGGGAGCAGAGCGGGCTGGTGTATGGGTTGGAGCACCTGCTGGACGCAGGGAGCTAGTGCAGACGAAGACGGACGACGACGTCCATGCTCGGGAGTTCAGAACATGTCACTCAAGACTGCAATCATCGGTGTCGGTCCTGTCGGCGACAGGATCTGCTCGTGTCTCAAGGAGCGCAACTTCCCCGTCGAGGGGAAGCCGGTTGTCATGGCGACGCGCGCCCGCACGGAAACCCTCGGCGGCGAGGAAGTCGCCGTACAGGAGGTCAGTGCGGAGCTGTTTGACGGGGTGAAGGTCGCCTTCTTCGCCGGACGTGAGGGCGCCAAGGGCGCCTCGGTCATCTGGAAGGAGGCCGCCGAGCAGGCCGGCGCCGTGTGCATTGACAACGGCTCGGATTTTCGCCTGTACCCGGACATCCCCCTGGTCGTGCCCGAAGTCAACATGGACGATGTGACACCGGACACCCGCTTCATCGCCAGCCCCAACTGCTCGACCATCCAGATGGTCGTGGCGCTGGCGCCGCTGCACCGCGCGGCCCGCATCCGCCGCATCGTCGTCACCACCTTCCAGTCTGTCTCAGGCTGGGGCGCGGCGGCGCAAGACGAACTGAAGGCCCAGTTGCCCTGTCTCGTGAAGGGCGACAAGGTCTGCTGCGACCCGGGCATCTTCCCGCGGCCCATCGCCCTGGACTGCCTCCCGCACATTGACAGCTTCCTGGACAACGGCTACACCAAGGAAGAGATGAAGATGCTGCACGAGACGCGCAAGATCCTGGGCGACCCGGACATCGCCGTGGTGCCCACGGCGGTGCGTGTGCCGGTGGAGATCGGGCACTCCGAGGCGATCAACGTGGAGTTCGAGGGCCCGATGGACGCTCGCCGGGCCATGGAGATCCTCAGCGACCCGACCCAGTCCGAGGGCGTGGTGCTCATAGACGGCCCCACGCAGGACCCGGAGCGCCTGGCGTATCTGGCCAGCAAGAAGGGCAAGGAGCGCAAGCCCTGGGCGATGCACTGGGAAGTTACCGAGCGGCAGTACCCGACGCAGGCGGACGTGCTCGAGGACGCCTGGAAGGACAAGACGCTGGTCGGCCGCGTGCGCGACGACAACTCCCGGCGCAACTGCATCAACCTGTGGTGCGTGGCCGACAACCTACGCAAGGGCGCGGCCACCAACGTCGTCCAGATCGCCGAGAAGATGATCGAGCGGGGGTTGCTGTAGAGGCGTACGGCGGGAATCGGGACCCGGGAATCGGGAACGGCAGAAAGCAGTAGGGGCGCGACTTGTCGCGCCCCTTCTCCGTGTGTGGATGCTACCTGACATCAACGCTGAAGGTCTGACGCGCCTCCTGCTGCTTGTTGTTGGTGACCTTCAGGGACACCCCGAACCGCCCGGCGGCCGTCGGGGTGCCGGACAGGACGCCGTTCTCCAGCTTCAGCCACTCCGGCGCCTTCTCCAGCGTCCAGGTTATCTTCTCCCGGTGCCAGAAGGCCCCGTTGTAGCTGCCGTTGCAGGTGAAGTGGCCGATGGAGACGATGCTCCGCGGCTCGTACCGGTACGCCTCAGCGGTCCTGGCCGTCGGGGGGGCCGCCGTGTACACGAACGGGCGCGGCACGGCCGCATAGTCCGAAGGCCCGCTCTCGTTGCCCTGCGCGTCAATGGCCACGACGCGGTAGAAGGCCTTGTTGGGCCTCGCCACGAAGTCCGGCCCGACCACGAAGAGGGAGGTCTGGTCGGTCTTGGTGATTAGGTTGGCCGGAGTCTTCACATCGCCCCAGAACGGATCCTCGCCCTTCTTGTCCCGCGCGTTGTACTCCTCCATGGTGTCGCAGAAGCCTCGCCCGGTCCGCACAATGTACTCG contains:
- a CDS encoding Xaa-Pro peptidase family protein, whose product is MKPDYAARLARVREQMQHDEVQAALVALPENVRYLTGFTGEGLLVVGLDRALVSTDGRYRVEAGEVADQAEAAFDTGGHLAGAIAFITQIGAAGLAFEADHTTYATYQELSKKLSVALRPTSRVVERLRLIKDETEVALIREAARRADVALGAFLADLQPGPSERRLALQLQSALVDQDVEPAFATIMASGPSAACPHAVPCGRPLSEGDMLKIDMGARFEGYCSDITRTLFVGEPTERFRTVYNLVLQAQQAAVAAARPGLTGRELDQVARDIIAAGGHGSDFDHGLGHGVGLQVHEGPRVSARSEDLLEPGMVVTIEPGIYLEGWGGVRIEDTVLITATGCEVLTQSPKADY
- the dapB gene encoding 4-hydroxy-tetrahydrodipicolinate reductase — translated: MSSIRVLVTGVCGKMGALVAQTVHDAPDMTLVGGVDPAGVGHQLSERVAGLGEELPISGHLAGAVEDCEPDVLVDFTSPRVVMGNVETALSAGVACVVGTTGFSETDLQVVGRMCEAKGVPAIIAPNFSLGAVMMMLFSARAATVFDYAEIIEYHHEAKKDSPSGTAVKTAEMMAAARGEAFCEPPTELERVPGCRGGVGSGIHVHAVRMQGYVANQEVLFGGRGETLKISHITTSRESFMPGVLLAVRKVREQSGLVYGLEHLLDAGS
- a CDS encoding aspartate-semialdehyde dehydrogenase, coding for MSLKTAIIGVGPVGDRICSCLKERNFPVEGKPVVMATRARTETLGGEEVAVQEVSAELFDGVKVAFFAGREGAKGASVIWKEAAEQAGAVCIDNGSDFRLYPDIPLVVPEVNMDDVTPDTRFIASPNCSTIQMVVALAPLHRAARIRRIVVTTFQSVSGWGAAAQDELKAQLPCLVKGDKVCCDPGIFPRPIALDCLPHIDSFLDNGYTKEEMKMLHETRKILGDPDIAVVPTAVRVPVEIGHSEAINVEFEGPMDARRAMEILSDPTQSEGVVLIDGPTQDPERLAYLASKKGKERKPWAMHWEVTERQYPTQADVLEDAWKDKTLVGRVRDDNSRRNCINLWCVADNLRKGAATNVVQIAEKMIERGLL
- a CDS encoding DUF1284 domain-containing protein, giving the protein MKLRPHHLLDIITQYGQGHPFEPSPYGHAVHTVARLVLADQTQLAEMVVGADAICAPCRNLVDGRCTDMVGSLNPPVSKQEYNDGVDRRVLAHLGLTEGEVLTIAAFAERTLERLEGLEQVCSHPGEERTARLRHLRQGLQKMGLHLGR